One part of the Streptococcus sp. oral taxon 431 genome encodes these proteins:
- a CDS encoding MmcQ/YjbR family DNA-binding protein translates to MFEIFKAYQFNSKKAKEYGFEENQGVWNHSSTILHGDFLMIVTVEDGDLSFQVYDQETGDLYPQVHMASMRGTFVGTVREACLEVLYEIRKSCFEVRDFICPQTKRIMAVVQEKYGNQLEYLWEKSPDTAILRHEGNQKWYAVLMRISWDKLEKGREGLVEAVNLKHDQVSDLLVKKGIYPAFHMNKRYWISVPLDDSLADEELLELIEKSWNLTLKK, encoded by the coding sequence ATGTTTGAAATTTTTAAAGCTTATCAGTTTAATAGTAAAAAGGCTAAAGAGTATGGATTTGAAGAAAATCAAGGCGTATGGAACCATAGTTCGACTATCTTGCACGGAGATTTTCTCATGATAGTTACAGTTGAGGATGGAGACTTAAGTTTTCAAGTTTATGACCAAGAAACTGGCGATCTTTATCCTCAAGTTCATATGGCCAGTATGAGAGGTACTTTTGTTGGAACTGTTCGAGAGGCTTGTTTAGAAGTTCTTTATGAAATCCGAAAGTCTTGTTTTGAGGTGCGGGATTTTATCTGCCCACAGACCAAGAGAATTATGGCAGTTGTTCAAGAAAAGTATGGAAATCAATTGGAATATCTATGGGAGAAATCCCCTGATACTGCAATTCTGCGCCATGAGGGCAATCAAAAGTGGTATGCTGTTTTGATGAGAATCTCTTGGGATAAGCTTGAAAAGGGCAGAGAAGGACTAGTGGAAGCAGTCAATCTCAAACATGATCAAGTATCTGATTTGTTGGTAAAAAAAGGGATTTATCCAGCCTTTCATATGAATAAGCGCTACTGGATAAGTGTGCCACTTGATGACAGTTTAGCAGATGAAGAGCTGCTAGAATTGATCGAAAAAAGTTGGAACTTGACCTTGAAAAAGTAA
- the dprA gene encoding DNA-processing protein DprA, giving the protein MKIDNFEIYKLKQAGLSNQQVLKVLQYGEIYDQELTLETIAEASECRNPVVFMERYHKLTFESMERLRSDFEKFPSFSILDDIYPFTLSEIYDAPVLLFYKGDLKLLKLPKIAVVGSRSCSQTGTKSVRKVIEELENDLVIVSGLARGIDTAAHMSILQGGGKTIAVIGTGLDVYYPRSNKRLQDYIGQHHLLLSEYGPGEEPLKYHFPARNRIIAGLCMGVIVAEAKMRSGSLITCERAMEEGRDVFAIPGSILDGRSDGCHHLVQEGAKLVSSGQDVLAEFEF; this is encoded by the coding sequence ATTAAGATTGATAATTTTGAGATTTATAAGTTGAAACAAGCAGGTTTAAGTAATCAACAGGTTTTAAAGGTACTTCAATATGGAGAAATTTATGATCAAGAATTAACCCTAGAAACGATAGCAGAAGCATCTGAGTGTAGAAATCCAGTGGTTTTTATGGAACGTTACCATAAACTCACCTTTGAAAGTATGGAGAGATTAAGAAGTGACTTTGAAAAATTTCCCTCATTTTCCATCCTAGACGATATCTATCCCTTTACTCTCAGTGAAATCTATGATGCTCCAGTATTATTATTTTATAAGGGCGATTTAAAACTCTTAAAGTTGCCTAAGATTGCAGTTGTAGGCAGTCGCTCTTGTAGTCAAACAGGGACAAAATCGGTCCGCAAGGTTATTGAAGAACTGGAGAATGATCTGGTGATTGTGAGTGGGCTTGCTAGAGGGATTGATACTGCAGCTCATATGTCTATTCTTCAAGGTGGTGGAAAAACTATTGCTGTCATTGGTACTGGCTTAGATGTCTACTATCCTAGATCGAATAAACGTTTGCAGGACTACATCGGTCAACATCACCTGCTCCTCAGTGAATATGGGCCTGGTGAAGAACCTTTGAAATATCATTTTCCAGCAAGAAATCGGATTATTGCTGGCCTATGTATGGGTGTTATCGTTGCTGAAGCAAAGATGAGATCTGGTAGTTTGATTACCTGTGAGCGAGCTATGGAAGAAGGAAGAGATGTTTTTGCTATTCCAGGTAGCATTTTAGATGGTCGTTCAGATGGTTGTCATCACTTGGTTCAAGAAGGCGCAAAACTTGTTTCGAGTGGTCAGGACGTGCTAGCAGAATTTGAATTTTAA
- the leuC gene encoding 3-isopropylmalate dehydratase large subunit, whose product MAGKSIFDKLWDLHVITGEEGQPQLMYVDQHYIHEVTSPQAFQGLRDAGRRLRRPDLTFGTFDHNVPTVNIYDIRDVISKAQIDKLAENVEEFGIEHAAHGSEKQGIVHMVGPETGRTQPGKFIVCGDSHTATHGAFGAIAFGIGTSEVEHVFATQTIWQVKPKKMLVEFTGLPKKGVYSKDFILALIAKYGVACGVGYVVEYRGQAIDALSMEERMTICNMSIEFGSKMGIMNPDQTTFDYLKGRECVPKDFDAAVADWKRLVSDDDAVYDKVIRMDVSELAPMVTWGTNPAMGVEFDSSFPEIKDMNDERAYHYMNLEPGQKPADIELGYIFIGSCTNARLSDLQLAARFVKGKKIAPNLTAIVVPGSRPVKRAAEKLGLDKVFLDAGFEWKDPGCSMCLGMNPDKVPDGVHCASTSNRNFEDRQGFGAKTHLCSPAMAAAAAIAGRFVDVRQMPEAQ is encoded by the coding sequence ATGGCAGGAAAATCAATTTTTGATAAATTATGGGACCTCCATGTGATTACAGGAGAAGAAGGGCAGCCTCAACTCATGTATGTAGATCAGCACTATATTCACGAGGTGACCAGTCCTCAAGCTTTTCAAGGATTGCGAGATGCAGGACGTAGATTGAGACGACCAGATTTAACATTTGGGACCTTTGACCACAATGTCCCGACGGTCAATATATACGATATTCGAGATGTAATCTCCAAAGCACAGATTGATAAGTTAGCTGAAAATGTTGAGGAGTTTGGAATTGAACATGCTGCCCACGGTTCAGAAAAACAAGGTATCGTTCATATGGTTGGTCCAGAAACAGGAAGAACACAACCAGGAAAATTTATCGTCTGTGGTGATAGCCATACTGCAACTCACGGAGCTTTTGGAGCGATTGCCTTCGGTATTGGAACCAGTGAGGTCGAACATGTCTTTGCTACTCAAACCATTTGGCAAGTTAAACCCAAGAAAATGTTGGTGGAATTTACTGGTCTCCCTAAAAAAGGAGTCTATTCCAAAGATTTTATTTTAGCCTTGATTGCCAAGTACGGTGTTGCTTGTGGTGTTGGCTACGTGGTGGAGTATCGAGGTCAGGCTATTGATGCACTGAGCATGGAAGAGCGAATGACCATCTGCAATATGTCCATTGAATTTGGCTCTAAGATGGGAATCATGAATCCAGATCAGACCACTTTTGACTATTTAAAGGGACGAGAGTGTGTACCTAAAGATTTTGATGCAGCAGTAGCTGATTGGAAAAGGCTTGTTAGCGACGACGATGCCGTTTATGACAAGGTTATCCGAATGGATGTCTCTGAATTGGCTCCTATGGTGACTTGGGGAACCAATCCTGCTATGGGGGTTGAATTTGACAGTAGCTTCCCAGAAATTAAGGATATGAATGATGAACGTGCTTATCATTACATGAACTTGGAGCCTGGTCAAAAGCCAGCGGACATTGAACTAGGCTATATTTTTATCGGTTCTTGTACCAATGCTCGTCTCAGTGACTTGCAACTGGCTGCGCGATTTGTCAAAGGGAAGAAGATTGCTCCCAATCTAACAGCAATCGTAGTGCCAGGCTCTCGTCCTGTGAAACGAGCGGCTGAGAAGTTAGGCTTGGACAAGGTATTTCTGGATGCTGGTTTTGAGTGGAAAGACCCAGGTTGCTCCATGTGCCTAGGAATGAATCCCGACAAGGTCCCTGATGGCGTGCACTGTGCCTCAACCAGTAACCGCAACTTTGAAGACAGACAAGGTTTTGGTGCTAAAACACACCTCTGCAGTCCAGCAATGGCAGCAGCAGCAGCTATTGCAGGGCGCTTCGTAGATGTTCGACAAATGCCAGAAGCCCAGTAA
- a CDS encoding 2-isopropylmalate synthase gives MRTVEFLDTSLRDGEQTPGVNFSIKEKIAIARQLEKWGISAIEAGFPAASPDSFTAVQEIAKVLKKTAVTGLARSVKSDIDACYEALKDAKYPQIHVFIATSPIHREFKLNKSKEEILETIKEHVSYARCKFEVVEFSPEDATRTELDFLLQVIQTAVDAGATYINIPDTVGFTTPEEYGNIFKYLIDNVKTDRQIIYSPHCHDDLGMAVANSLAAVKNGAGRVEGTINGIGERAGNAALEEIAVALNIRQDYYQAETSIVLNETINTSEMVSRFSGIPVPKNKAVVGGNAFSHESGIHQDGVLKNPLTYEIITPKLVGVKSNSLPLGKLSGRHAFVEKLRDLALDFTDEDIKPLFAKFKALADKKHEITDADIRALVAGTMVENPEGFHFDDLQLQTHTDNTIEALVSLANMDGEKVEFNATGQGSVEAIFNAIDKFFNQSVRLVSYTIDAVTDGIDAQARVLVTVENRDTETIFNAAGLDFDVLKASAIAYINANTFVQKENAGEMGTTVSYRDMPSV, from the coding sequence ATGAGAACAGTTGAATTTCTAGATACTAGCCTTCGAGATGGTGAGCAGACACCAGGTGTTAATTTTTCTATTAAGGAAAAGATTGCCATTGCAAGACAACTGGAAAAATGGGGAATTTCGGCAATTGAAGCTGGTTTTCCAGCAGCTAGTCCTGACTCATTTACTGCAGTTCAGGAAATTGCAAAAGTCTTGAAGAAAACAGCGGTGACTGGTTTAGCTCGCTCTGTTAAATCAGATATTGACGCTTGTTATGAAGCACTTAAGGATGCTAAGTATCCACAAATCCATGTTTTTATCGCTACTAGTCCTATCCATCGTGAATTTAAGTTGAATAAAAGCAAAGAGGAAATTTTGGAAACTATTAAAGAGCATGTTTCCTATGCACGTTGTAAATTTGAAGTGGTAGAATTCTCTCCTGAAGATGCGACTAGAACTGAGCTAGACTTTCTCCTTCAAGTCATTCAAACAGCGGTAGACGCAGGGGCAACCTATATCAATATTCCTGACACGGTTGGTTTTACCACGCCAGAGGAATATGGGAATATCTTCAAGTATCTGATTGACAATGTTAAAACCGACCGTCAGATTATCTATTCGCCTCACTGTCACGATGACCTTGGAATGGCAGTTGCAAATAGCCTTGCTGCTGTTAAAAATGGTGCGGGGCGTGTTGAAGGAACCATTAACGGTATTGGAGAACGAGCTGGGAATGCTGCTTTAGAAGAAATAGCAGTAGCCCTCAATATTCGCCAAGATTATTATCAAGCAGAGACAAGTATCGTCCTAAACGAAACGATTAATACGTCCGAAATGGTCTCTCGCTTCTCAGGAATTCCAGTTCCTAAAAATAAGGCAGTTGTTGGAGGAAATGCCTTCTCTCACGAATCGGGTATTCACCAAGATGGCGTTCTTAAAAATCCTCTTACTTATGAAATCATCACACCTAAATTGGTGGGTGTCAAGAGTAATAGTCTTCCGCTCGGTAAATTGTCTGGTCGTCATGCCTTTGTAGAAAAACTGAGAGACTTAGCCCTAGATTTTACAGACGAAGATATCAAACCACTTTTTGCTAAGTTCAAGGCCTTGGCAGATAAGAAGCACGAAATCACTGATGCTGATATTCGAGCTCTGGTAGCCGGAACCATGGTCGAAAATCCAGAAGGCTTCCACTTTGATGACTTGCAACTTCAAACCCATACAGATAACACAATTGAAGCACTTGTTAGTTTAGCAAATATGGATGGTGAGAAGGTCGAATTTAATGCGACAGGGCAAGGTTCCGTTGAAGCAATCTTTAACGCTATCGATAAGTTCTTTAATCAATCCGTCCGCTTGGTGTCCTATACCATTGATGCTGTGACAGATGGAATTGATGCCCAAGCTCGGGTCTTGGTCACTGTTGAAAACAGAGATACAGAGACTATCTTTAACGCAGCTGGGCTTGATTTCGATGTGTTAAAGGCTTCGGCTATTGCTTATATCAATGCTAATACCTTTGTTCAAAAAGAGAATGCTGGCGAGATGGGAACAACAGTTTCCTATCGAGACATGCCTAGCGTGTAA
- a CDS encoding DUF1294 domain-containing protein, giving the protein MKLNEGITFALLIWNLIIFLIYGIDKFKARRRAWRIPEKILLILAFACGGFGACLAGIVFHHKTRKWYFKTVWFIGMVPTLVALYFIWR; this is encoded by the coding sequence ATGAAACTAAACGAAGGAATTACTTTTGCCCTCCTGATTTGGAATCTCATCATTTTCTTGATATATGGCATTGACAAATTTAAGGCAAGGAGAAGAGCTTGGCGCATCCCAGAGAAAATCTTACTCATTTTAGCCTTTGCTTGTGGTGGTTTTGGTGCCTGTCTAGCAGGAATCGTTTTTCATCACAAGACTAGAAAATGGTATTTTAAAACAGTTTGGTTTATAGGAATGGTGCCCACGCTAGTAGCCTTATATTTTATTTGGAGGTAA
- the topA gene encoding type I DNA topoisomerase, with protein sequence MATATKKKKSTVKKNLVIVESPAKAKTIEKYLGRNYKVLASVGHIRDLKKSSMSVDVENNYEPQYINIRGKGPLINDLKKEAKKANKVFLASDPDREGEAISWHLAHILNLDENDANRVVFNEITKDAVKNAFKEPRKIDMDLVDAQQARRVLDRLVGYSISPILWKKVKKGLSAGRVQSVALKLIIDRENEINAFQPEEYWTIDGVFKKGTKQFQASFYGMNGKKMKLTSNEEVKEVLSHLSSKDFTVDQVDKKERKRNAPLPYTTSTMQMDAANKINFRTRKTMMVAQQLYEGINIGTGVQGLITYMRTDSTRISPVAQNEAANYINERFGSKYSKHGSKVKNATGAQDAHEAIRPSSVFNTPEKIAKYLDKDQLKLYTLIWNRFVASQMTGAIFDTMAVKLSQNGVQFAANGSQVKFDGYLAIYNDSDKNKMLPDMVVGDVVKQVNSKPEQHFTQPPARYSEATLIKTLEENGVGRPSTYAPTIETIQKRYYVRLAAKRFEPTELGEIVNKLIVEYFPDIVNVTFTAEMEGKLDDVEVGKEQWQRVIDEFYKPFSKEVAKAEEEMEKIQIKDEPAGFDCEECGSPMVIKLGRFGKFYACSNFPDCRHTQAIVKEIGVECPSCHQGQIIERKTKRNRIFYGCNRYPECEFTSWDKPVGRDCPKCGNFLMEKKVRGGGKQIVCSNGDYEEEKIK encoded by the coding sequence GTGGCTACGGCAACAAAGAAAAAAAAATCAACAGTTAAAAAAAATCTAGTAATCGTGGAGTCGCCTGCAAAGGCTAAAACGATTGAGAAATACCTGGGTAGAAATTATAAGGTTTTAGCCAGTGTTGGTCATATTCGTGATTTGAAAAAATCCAGTATGTCAGTCGATGTAGAAAATAATTATGAACCCCAATATATCAATATTCGTGGGAAAGGTCCTCTGATCAATGACTTGAAAAAAGAGGCTAAAAAAGCCAATAAAGTCTTTCTCGCAAGTGACCCGGACCGCGAAGGAGAAGCAATTTCTTGGCATTTAGCTCATATTCTTAATCTAGATGAAAATGATGCTAACCGTGTTGTTTTCAACGAGATTACTAAGGATGCGGTAAAAAATGCCTTTAAAGAACCTCGTAAGATTGACATGGATTTGGTGGATGCCCAACAAGCCCGTCGTGTCTTGGACCGATTAGTAGGTTATTCTATTTCACCAATTTTATGGAAAAAGGTCAAAAAGGGCTTGTCAGCTGGCCGTGTTCAGTCTGTTGCTCTCAAGTTAATCATTGACCGTGAAAATGAGATTAATGCATTTCAACCAGAAGAATATTGGACTATTGATGGAGTCTTCAAAAAGGGAACTAAGCAATTCCAAGCATCCTTCTATGGAATGAATGGCAAGAAGATGAAATTGACAAGCAATGAAGAGGTCAAAGAAGTCTTGTCTCATCTATCCAGCAAAGACTTTACAGTTGATCAGGTAGATAAAAAAGAACGCAAGCGTAACGCTCCACTCCCTTATACTACCTCAACTATGCAGATGGATGCAGCTAATAAAATCAATTTCCGTACTCGAAAGACCATGATGGTTGCCCAGCAACTCTATGAAGGGATTAATATTGGTACGGGCGTCCAAGGTTTGATCACCTATATGCGTACAGACTCGACTCGTATCAGTCCAGTTGCTCAAAATGAAGCTGCAAACTACATTAACGAACGTTTTGGCAGTAAGTATTCTAAGCATGGTAGCAAGGTAAAGAATGCGACTGGTGCACAGGATGCCCATGAGGCTATCCGCCCATCAAGTGTCTTTAACACGCCAGAAAAAATTGCTAAGTATTTGGATAAAGACCAACTTAAGCTTTATACCCTTATCTGGAATCGCTTTGTAGCGAGTCAGATGACTGGTGCTATCTTTGATACCATGGCTGTGAAGCTCTCTCAAAATGGAGTTCAGTTTGCAGCGAATGGTAGTCAGGTCAAATTTGACGGTTACTTGGCCATTTACAATGATTCAGATAAGAATAAGATGTTGCCGGATATGGTAGTTGGTGATGTCGTCAAGCAGGTCAATAGTAAGCCTGAGCAACACTTCACTCAACCGCCAGCACGTTATTCGGAAGCGACACTGATTAAAACTTTGGAAGAAAACGGAGTCGGTCGCCCATCAACTTATGCACCCACTATTGAAACCATTCAAAAGCGCTATTATGTGCGTTTGGCAGCCAAGCGTTTTGAACCGACAGAATTGGGAGAAATTGTCAATAAACTGATTGTTGAATACTTCCCAGATATCGTCAATGTGACCTTTACAGCTGAAATGGAAGGTAAACTGGATGATGTCGAAGTTGGAAAAGAGCAGTGGCAACGAGTCATTGATGAATTTTACAAACCCTTCTCTAAAGAGGTTGCCAAAGCCGAAGAGGAAATGGAAAAAATCCAAATTAAGGATGAGCCAGCAGGATTTGATTGTGAAGAGTGTGGCAGTCCGATGGTCATTAAACTTGGTCGTTTTGGTAAGTTCTATGCTTGTAGCAATTTCCCAGATTGCCGTCATACACAGGCTATCGTGAAAGAAATTGGTGTTGAGTGTCCAAGCTGTCATCAAGGTCAAATTATTGAACGAAAAACCAAGCGTAATCGTATCTTCTATGGTTGCAATCGCTATCCAGAATGTGAATTTACTTCTTGGGACAAGCCTGTTGGCCGAGATTGTCCAAAATGTGGTAACTTCCTCATGGAGAAAAAAGTCCGTGGTGGCGGGAAGCAGATCGTTTGTAGCAATGGTGATTACGAAGAAGAAAAAATCAAATAA
- a CDS encoding L-threonylcarbamoyladenylate synthase — protein sequence MTKHIQWNGTLSQEGYEILKGEGGCIVCPTKVGYIIMTSDKAGLERKFEAKERNRNKPGVVLCGSMDELRALAQLNPEIEAFYQKHWDEDILLGCILPWKPEAFEKLKAYGDGREELMTDVRGTSCFVIKFGKAGEQLAAKLWEEGKMVYASSANPSGKGNRGKVEGIGERIEEAVDLVIEADDYVASIQPDKTIETRYEQGVMVSMVDKDGKLIPEQGGARSTSPAPVVIRKGLDIDKIMMHLSDTFNSWDYRQGEYY from the coding sequence ATGACAAAACACATTCAATGGAACGGAACACTTTCACAAGAAGGCTACGAAATTTTAAAAGGTGAGGGCGGATGTATCGTTTGTCCTACTAAGGTTGGTTACATCATTATGACTAGTGATAAGGCAGGACTTGAGCGTAAGTTTGAAGCCAAAGAACGTAATCGTAACAAACCAGGAGTAGTCCTCTGTGGTAGTATGGATGAGCTTCGCGCTTTAGCACAACTAAATCCAGAAATTGAAGCTTTCTACCAAAAACATTGGGACGAAGATATTCTTCTTGGTTGTATCCTTCCATGGAAACCAGAAGCCTTTGAAAAATTGAAAGCATATGGTGATGGTCGCGAAGAACTCATGACTGACGTTCGTGGAACGAGCTGTTTCGTTATCAAGTTTGGTAAAGCTGGTGAACAATTGGCTGCTAAACTCTGGGAAGAAGGAAAAATGGTCTACGCTTCATCTGCAAATCCTTCTGGAAAAGGAAATCGTGGTAAGGTTGAAGGAATCGGAGAACGTATCGAAGAAGCAGTGGACCTTGTTATCGAGGCAGACGACTACGTGGCATCAATCCAACCTGACAAAACGATTGAAACACGCTACGAGCAAGGTGTGATGGTCTCTATGGTCGATAAAGACGGCAAACTCATTCCAGAACAAGGTGGAGCACGTTCAACTTCACCAGCTCCAGTGGTTATCCGTAAAGGCCTTGACATCGATAAAATCATGATGCATCTGTCAGACACCTTTAACTCATGGGACTACCGTCAGGGTGAGTATTATTAG
- a CDS encoding YbaN family protein — protein MRIIYLIIGFLSLALAIVGVVLPLLPTTPFLLLSIACFSRSSKRFEDWLYHTKLYQTYVADFRETKSIARERKKKIIVSIYILMGISIYFAPLLPVKIGLGCLTIFITYYLFKVIPDKE, from the coding sequence ATGCGTATTATCTATCTGATTATTGGATTTCTGTCATTAGCTCTGGCTATTGTTGGAGTTGTCTTGCCCTTGTTGCCCACGACTCCTTTTCTTTTGTTGTCTATTGCTTGTTTTTCGAGAAGTTCCAAGCGTTTTGAAGATTGGCTTTATCATACCAAACTTTATCAGACTTACGTAGCGGACTTTCGTGAGACCAAGTCTATTGCGCGTGAACGTAAGAAAAAAATTATTGTATCGATTTATATCTTGATGGGAATTTCCATTTATTTTGCGCCTCTTTTACCAGTCAAAATTGGTTTGGGATGTTTAACCATCTTTATTACCTACTATCTTTTTAAGGTGATTCCTGATAAAGAATAG
- the leuB gene encoding 3-isopropylmalate dehydrogenase has translation MTRKIVALAGDGIGPEIMEAGLEVLEALAEKTGFDYEIDRRPFGGAGIDAAGHPLPDKTLKATREADAILLAAIGSPQYDDAPVRPEQGLLALRKELNLYANIRPVKIFESLKHLSPLKPERITGVDFVVVRELTGGIYFGDHILEEKKARDINDYSYEEVERIIRKAFEIARSRRKILTSIDKQNVLATSKLWRKVAEEVAKDFPDVTLEHQLVDSAAMLMITNPSKFDVIVTENLFGDILSDESSVLSGTLGVMPSASHSEDGPSLYEPIHGSAPDIAGQGIANPISMILSVAMMLRDSFGRYEDAKRIEDAVEETLAVGILTRDIGGQASTKEMTEAIIARL, from the coding sequence ATGACAAGGAAAATAGTTGCCCTAGCAGGTGATGGTATTGGCCCAGAAATCATGGAAGCTGGGTTAGAAGTTCTGGAGGCTTTAGCTGAAAAAACAGGCTTTGACTATGAGATTGATAGAAGACCCTTTGGAGGTGCAGGTATTGATGCTGCAGGGCATCCCTTACCTGATAAAACCCTCAAGGCAACTAGGGAAGCAGATGCCATTCTTCTAGCGGCTATCGGTAGTCCTCAGTATGATGATGCTCCAGTTCGACCTGAACAAGGACTTTTGGCTCTCCGAAAGGAACTCAATCTCTATGCTAATATTCGTCCGGTTAAAATCTTTGAGAGTCTCAAGCACTTATCACCTCTTAAGCCAGAACGAATAACTGGTGTTGACTTTGTAGTAGTACGTGAGTTGACAGGTGGAATTTACTTTGGTGATCATATCCTTGAAGAAAAAAAAGCGCGTGATATCAACGATTATAGCTATGAGGAAGTAGAACGGATTATTCGTAAGGCTTTTGAAATTGCAAGAAGTCGGAGAAAAATCCTTACCAGTATTGATAAGCAAAATGTTTTGGCAACATCAAAACTCTGGAGGAAAGTGGCTGAAGAAGTCGCGAAAGATTTTCCCGATGTAACCCTGGAGCACCAGCTAGTCGACTCAGCTGCCATGCTCATGATTACAAATCCATCTAAATTTGATGTTATTGTGACAGAGAATCTTTTCGGAGATATCTTATCTGATGAATCAAGTGTTCTATCAGGTACACTAGGGGTTATGCCATCAGCCAGCCACTCTGAAGATGGTCCGAGTCTCTATGAACCGATTCACGGTTCGGCACCTGATATTGCTGGACAAGGCATTGCCAATCCTATTTCCATGATTTTATCAGTTGCCATGATGTTGCGTGATAGTTTTGGACGATATGAGGATGCTAAGCGTATCGAAGATGCTGTTGAAGAAACTTTAGCAGTAGGAATTTTAACGAGAGATATAGGAGGACAGGCTTCGACCAAGGAAATGACGGAAGCCATTATCGCAAGACTATGA
- a CDS encoding copper homeostasis protein CutC — MIYEFCAENVTLLQKAMQAGARRIELCDNLAVGGTTPSYGVTKAAVKLAADYDTTIMTMIRPRGGDFVYNDLEIAIMLEDIALTAQAGSQGVVFGALTADKKLDKANLEKLIAASKGMEIVFHMAFDELSEQEQLEAIDWLSQAGVTRILTRAGVSGDSLEKRFAHYHKILEHAAGKIEILPGGGIDMDNRQIFIDQLGVTQLHGTKVVF, encoded by the coding sequence ATGATTTACGAATTTTGTGCTGAAAATGTAACCTTGCTTCAAAAAGCTATGCAGGCAGGAGCTCGTCGCATCGAGCTTTGTGACAATCTAGCAGTTGGTGGAACAACTCCAAGCTACGGAGTAACCAAGGCAGCTGTGAAGCTGGCGGCCGACTACGATACGACCATTATGACTATGATTCGTCCACGTGGTGGTGACTTTGTTTACAATGATCTAGAAATTGCCATCATGCTTGAAGACATCGCTCTAACTGCTCAAGCAGGAAGCCAAGGCGTTGTCTTTGGTGCATTGACTGCTGATAAGAAGTTGGACAAGGCCAATCTTGAAAAATTGATTGCTGCATCTAAAGGTATGGAAATTGTTTTCCATATGGCATTTGATGAATTGAGTGAACAGGAGCAGTTAGAAGCTATTGATTGGCTCAGCCAAGCTGGAGTGACACGCATTCTGACTCGTGCTGGTGTATCTGGCGACTCGTTAGAGAAACGCTTTGCTCACTATCACAAAATTTTAGAACACGCTGCAGGAAAAATTGAAATTTTACCTGGTGGAGGGATTGACATGGACAACCGTCAGATCTTCATTGACCAACTGGGTGTGACACAATTACATGGAACTAAGGTTGTCTTTTAA
- the leuD gene encoding 3-isopropylmalate dehydratase small subunit, translated as MDKFTVYTGTTVPLMNDNIDTDQILPKQFLKLIDKKGFGKYLMYAWRYLDDKYTEDPDFVFNRPEYRKASILITGDNFGAGSSREHAAWALADYGFKVVIAGSFGDIHYNNELNNGMLPIVQPREVREKLAQLQPTDQVTVDLEQQKIISPIGEFTFEIDSEWKHKLLNGLDDIGITMQYEDLIAAYEKQRPAYWQD; from the coding sequence ATGGATAAATTTACAGTTTATACGGGAACGACCGTTCCTCTTATGAATGATAATATTGATACCGACCAAATCCTACCCAAGCAGTTTCTGAAATTGATTGACAAGAAAGGTTTTGGTAAATATCTCATGTATGCTTGGCGTTATCTGGACGATAAGTACACTGAGGATCCAGACTTTGTCTTTAACCGACCAGAATACCGCAAGGCGAGTATTCTCATCACAGGGGATAACTTTGGCGCAGGTTCTTCGAGAGAACACGCAGCTTGGGCATTGGCTGACTATGGTTTTAAGGTCGTGATTGCAGGATCTTTCGGGGATATTCATTACAATAATGAACTCAATAATGGCATGTTACCAATCGTTCAACCTAGGGAAGTTAGAGAAAAACTCGCCCAGCTCCAACCAACTGACCAAGTGACGGTTGACTTGGAACAACAAAAAATCATCTCACCAATTGGAGAATTCACTTTTGAAATAGATAGTGAATGGAAACACAAACTCTTAAATGGTTTGGATGATATCGGTATTACCATGCAGTACGAAGATTTGATTGCTGCCTATGAAAAACAACGACCAGCCTACTGGCAGGATTAG